The genomic window GCGGAGCCCGGGTTGATTCTTGATGATTTTGAAAGCGGCCTGCCATGGGAGGTCAAGGAATGGGGGGATGGCGGCACTCTCAGCGCCGATACGCAGCATGTTTCGCACGGAAAGAAGTCGTTGCGCCTGCAGTTTGAAAAAGCCGGGGGGGAGCCTCATCCGCGAGGCATCGTTCTGCGTCGCTCCCTTCTGGGAAAGGCCAGCGACTATCAGGATTTTACCTTCGATATTTTTGTGGAGACCACAGCGCCGCTGCGCCTTCACGCAGGAATTGATGCCGACCGCACTTATGAACGCACGTCCATCGTCCTGCAGCCTGGCTGGAATCGCAATATCCAGCTGCCGCTTCTGGACGGGAGTTTTACGGCCTGGGATTCTGAACAGGGCCACATTCCCTTAAAGCCTGACATGGCGATCGGCTCTTTGATTCTGAGCTTTCATCGGGAGCTGAATGAACCCGGCAGTATTTATCTCGACCACATCAGGGCCCAGTCAAGACCTGAACTGAATTTTAAAAAGGCCAAAGGCCATCCACCCCTTCAGCCCATCCTTCGCTTTCAAAAAATCATCAGGCCGGACGGCGTGGCCCAGGTCTATAGACCCTGGGAATGGACTGTGGATATGAATGCAGCTGTTCTTGATCCCTATGATCCGAACGAGCTGGACCTGAAGGCCACCTTCACTTCACCCCGGGGACGGACCATGGAAATACCAGGCTTTCTTTATGCAGGCACCGTCACAGGCGTCGAGCCGGTGCGTGATGCTGTCTGGAAAATTCGCTTCACGCCGACCGAGCCGGGCGAATGGAGCTATCGCGTCTCGGTTAAAAACCGTGGGCAATTTGTTCAAAGCGAGATCTTCAGCTTCCGGGCCGAGACCGGCAGGGACGATGGCTTTATTCGGGTGGATCCGAAATCTCCCCAGTACTTCAGTTTTGATTCTGGACGCTTTTATTATCCGATCGGGCAGAACGTCGCTTGGCTTCCCTTCCAGGATTACGATCGCTACTTTGAGCGGATGGCGACGCACGGCGAGAACTGGGCCCGGATCTGGATGACGAACTGGAGCTTTGGCATTGAATGGAAACCTATGGGCCAATTCCAGGGGCTTGGCGCTTATAATTTGGAGCGGGCACAAAAACTCGATGAGCTTTTGGAGAAGGCGGACACCCATGACCTTTACCTGCAGCTGGTCTTTGATTTCCATGGAGCCTACAGCAGCAAGGTGAATCCGGAATGGTCGAACAATCCCTACAATGTGATCAACGGCGGATTTTTAGCCAGTCCTGATGAATTTTTCACCAACCCCGAGGCCAAGGTTGTTTATAAAAAACGTCTGCGCTATATCATAGCCCGATGGGCCGCGAGCCCCCGTGTGATGGCCTGGGAATTTTTCAACGAAGTGAGCTTCACTGATAATTTCAATGAGCGGAACGTCAACGCCTGGCATCTGGAAATGGCCAGCTATGTGAAACAGCTCGATCCCTATCAGCATCTTACCACCACCAGTTATGGTGGGGACGCCATGGGCGATGTCTATCAGCTGCCGGTGATCGACTTCTCGCAGTACCATATCTATGCGCAGAATGTTGTCAAGCAGCTGCCCCGCATCAACACCAAACTCAGCCAGTATAAAAAGCCGTATTTCATAGGCGAATTCGGCAGCGACGCGGCCAATGGCGGGGATGATCAGGATAAGACCGGCGTCTTTCTGCATGCGGGACTTTGGAGTCAGTTCATGCAGCCCGCCAGCGGCAACGCCATGCCCTGGTGGTGGGATTCCCATATTGAACCGAATAACCTTTACTATCACTTTGCGGGTCTCGCTCGCTTCGCCCAAGGCGTGGACCGGCGTCAGCACCCCTTCGTACCCTTCGCCCAGAAACTGCGCATGACGGTCGGGGATCAGACCTATGATTTTGATTTGATCGGGCTTCAGAGTCCCGATCTTTCCATGTTCTGGCTGTGCGATTCTCTGGGCATGAACCCAAAAGGAAGGCCCGAGCAGCTGGCCTATCAGGATGTGAAGATCGCTCTGCCCGACTTCAAGGATCAGCTCTATGACCTTGAATTCTGGGACACCTATCAGGGCAAGGTCATCGACACGGCGAAGCTGGAGCCGGACGGAGGCCGACTGGCTTTCGAGCTGCCGCGCTTCAGCAATGATATCGCGTTCAAGATCAGGCCTCGCCAAACACTGGCGAGACTGATCCGTTCGAATAAAAACCAATGAGGCCTTGCATGGGACAATCCTTTACGAGCCGTCGGCCGCCGGAAGCGCAGCGCTGTTTCAAAAGTCCGGCGGTCGAGCATTTGATTCGGGAAATCAAGGACTTTCTGGGGCACGGGGAGTTAGCCTGGCTCTTTGAAAACTGCTTTCCCAACACCCTCGACACCACAGTTTTCTTTGATGCCGAGGGTCCTGACACCTTCATCATCACCGGGGATATCCTGGCCATGTGGCTGCGGGATTCCTGCGCTCAGATCTGGCCTTATCTGCCTTTGATGAAAGAGGACCAGGGCCTGGACCGTCTGGTCCAGGGCACGATTCGACGTCAGGTGCACTGCATTCACATTGATCCCTATGCCAACGCCTTCTATCAGGATGCGCGCATGAGTCCCTGGCAAAGCGATAGGACCGACATGAAGCCGGGCGTGCATGAACGAAAGTGGGAACTCGATAGTCTCGCCTCGTTCCTGCGTCTGTCCTATGGCTACTGGCATCATACCGGCAGCACAGCCGTCTTCGATGCCGCCTGGGTGAAGGCGGTTCGTCTCATCTGCACGGTAGCGGAAGAGCAGATGGGAGCGGACCGGGGTCAGTATTATCGCTTTCAAAGGGTGTCCGATATCGCGACCGAGACCCTGCCCCTCAGCGGCCAGGGCAACCCGGGGCGGCCCTGTGGTCTTGTGGCTTCGGGCTTTCGCCCTTCGGATGATGCCTGCATTTTTCCTTATCTCATTCCATCCAATGCCATGATGGTGGTGAACCTGCGGCACGCGGCCGAACTTCTTCAGATCCTGGGCGTCGAGGACCTTGCCGAAACGTGCAATCGGCTGGCGACGACGTTGGGTGCCGGGATTCATGAATGGGCTGTGGCTGATGCCGGCGACGGGCCGGTCTTTTTTTACGAGGTGGACGGCTATGGCAGCCGGGTTTTTATGGATGACGCCAACATCCCGAGTCTTCTCTCGCTCCCCTACCTCGGCTATGTTTCCCGGAATGATCCCACGTATCTGCGTACGAGGCAAAAGCTTTGGAGTCGGGCCAATCCCTATTTTTTCCAGAGCGAAAGAGAGGACAGAAGGCCGGAACACGAAGGCATAGGCAGCCCCCATACCGGAACTGGCGCCATCTGGCCTTTGAGTTTGATGATGTATGCTTTGACCAGTGAGCGTGATGATGAGATCAAAAAAGCCCTGCGGATCCTGATGAGCAGCCATGCGGGAACAGGCTTCATGCATGAATCCTTCGCCTGCGGTCAGCCCGGGAATTTCACGCGTTCCTGGTTCGGCTGGGCGAACTCGCTCTTCGGTGAGCTGATCGTTACCCTTTACCGCACGCAGCCCGAACTGCTTTTGAGTTTCAAGGCGTGAAAGAGAAAAGGCACAGGGACTGACCCTGTGCCTCTTGAATATTTGAAACGATCATAATCTCACGACTATTCTCGATCAAAAACTTTCGGAACGCGCGTCGCGGGGACCACGCTTTCTGTTGTCGATCGCTTCGGAAACCTTGACCCGGCGGCCATCGACTTCCTGACCATCGTACTGAGTGATGGCTTCGCTGGCGTGCGCAGCATCCACGAACGTCACGAAACCAAAACCTTTGGAGCGGCCTGTTTCGTAATCCGTGACGATCTTCACATCTTCAACCTCGCCGATGGCTTCGAACACGCTCCGCAGAACGTCTTCACTGGTTCTGAAATTCAAGCCACCGATGAACAACTTTTTACTCATACAGACAAAACCTTAACAAAAGAGTCTTAAAAAGCGAACACTGTTCGAGAACAGCTTCACTGGAAACCTGGCATTCGCAATGACAAGGGGAAAAGAGACAAGGGCTGCTTTTACCTTCATGAAGAGACGTGCGAGGCTACTTTCTTATTATTCTATCATGCTCCATCGAAAGAACAATCGCAAAAAATGAACGACGAATATTTTTGTTCAGAAGGAGGGCGCTATCTTGCCAAAGTTCCACTGAAGTTTGCCCCTTTTAGGACGACAACCCCAATAGGAAGGCCTCGGGTTGATCAGCGGCGGACCCTGGCCTGCAGTTCAAGATGCTCGCGTGTCAAAGCCTCCACGAGTTCAGTCGCATTCTCAATTTCCGCTTCGATGGAACTGCCCTGCGCGATATTTTTCAGATAGCCCTGGATGTCGACAGGCTTTAAAGACGTCGTGCTCTTGTTTTGATAGACCATGTTCTCGGCCTGAGTGAAGCGCGTTTCATAAACAGACGAGAGACTGCGCAAAAGGCGGATCAGATCGCGGCATTCCTGAATCAGACGTCCGCTGATGTTTTCCCAGCGGCCATAGGCAATAGCCTGCTCGGCATAATGAATCAGCTCCTGATTGCGCACCGGTTTTTCGATCAGGGCATGGCAGCCCGCATTCAGGGCTTTGATGGCCAGTTCCTTATCGGCGACACCTGTGAACATGACCGTTGGCGTCAGGATACCTTCGAGTTTAAGCTGCTCCAGGAACTGCAGACCATTCATCCCAGGCATACGAAAGTCCGTAATGATGACATCGGTCCTGTGCCCTTCGATGAGTGCCTTGAGCGCCTTCATGGGATCGTCGAAGGTACTGACTTCAAAGCCCTGAGCGCTGAGAACTTCATGGCAGATTTCAAGAATCTCACGGTCATCATCGAGCAGCAGGACGCGGCCTTTAATCATATTCACACCCAAAGCTGATTGCCTTGATTATAGGTCAAGGCCGATCCCGGCGTCCAGCGAGAGAGTGACTGCTCTTCGGATCAAGCACACCGGCCGTCCGGTTGTGCGGCGTCAGCCAGCGTGCAACATTTTTGACTAGCTCCAAACGAAGCTCCTGACTCCGTATGGGTTCCTTCTGAATCAGGCGCCAATCGCCGAGCACTTCGAATTCGCCCAGCTGCATGGTGAAGGCGCGGACATTGCGGTTGACATCGGCCCAGGCCGCCGTGTTCTCCGCCTGGAATCGACGCAGATCCTTGTCCTGGCAGCTTCCTGCGGATGATTCCACAAGGCGCGCCAGGCGCTGAAGAAGGTCGCGAGCATCACGCCCCGGCCCGGGTTTGGCCATGAAGACGATGAAGCCTTCATCCACCGACTGCTGCACGAATCCAAAAGCTTCCCGAGCCAAACCCGTCTGAATTAATTTCTTCTGAAGCGGACTGTCCCTGTGGCTGCTGAGGCAATGCACCAGAGCCTGAGCCGCGACGAAGGAAGGATCCGCTCCCGGCATGGCGCGATAGATGAGGCCGACATAGGATGGGCCGCCCGGTTTGGGAATCACGATCATTCTCTCGCTGAACTGAGGCTTCAACTCGAACGCGCGTTCATCAAGGGTCGCAGTCCGATTCAAAAGAGGAGCAAAATATTTTTCAATGAGGCGCTGCGCGTCCTCGATCGCAAAGGCACCGCCGATACTCAATACGGCGAGACCAGGATGATAGCGTCTTTGATAGAAAGCCTGAATATCCTCAAGGCGCGCCTGCAATAGGCCCGCCTCCAGACCGAAGGTATCACGGCCATAGGGATGATGAGGATAGGCGATCGCCATCATCTCCTGAAGCAGGGGCTGAAAACCCGAGCGGCCGCTGTTCTCCCATTCTTTCTTCACAGCCACGAGTTCCTGCTGCAGGGCGCTTTCCGTTAAAAGAGCCAGGCTCATGCGATCAGCTTCCATGGCCAGAGCATAATCAAGATTCTGCGGTGAGGCCGGCAGGGTTTCGTAATAGGTGGTGCGATCAGCGTTGGTGTTGGCATTGAAGCGGGCGCCGCGGCGTTCCAGTTCACGGGGGATATCACGGAAATTTTGAGTATTTTGAAAGGCCATGTGCTCCAAAAGATGAGCCATTCCATATTCGCGAGGCCCTTCATGTTTCGCGCCGGTTTTGTAGACGACATTGACAGTCAGAGTGGGTTCGCGGACATCGGGATAGAGCAAAACTTTCAGGCCGTTAGGCAGCGTATAGCTCGTCACTGGCCGCATGACGGAAACTTCGTCAGCGAAAAGGGGTGCCGGGAGCTGGCTCCATACCACCATAATCATTAATAATTTAAATACCTTAAGCATCCAAGCTCCATTCCACAAGCATCCGCAGGCGCGCATTCTGCTTATAATGGAGCAGGTCTTATGCCATCCCCTGGCCCGGGCCTGTGCTACAATCTCCGGAATAAACGGGAGAAATTCTTATGCTGACAGCACTCCTCAGGTGGATGGATCCGGACCAGCTTTTCGCGGTTCTGCTCGATCAAAAACCCGAGGGGCCGCGCTCGGATCTGCCCCTGGCCCGGCCGCCTGCGATTCCCGATCAGGTGCTTTTAAAAAAACTGATTCCGGCTGATCTTTACCGGGATGCGATGCAGGCCGGATGGATGGGCATGCACGCGTTGAGCTTCGCGCTGCGTTATCGCGTGACGGAACTGCAGCTTCTCTTTCATCTGAATCATGCTGACGTCGATCATGGACTCCGCCAGGAACTTTTGGACAGCTGGCAACATATGCAGGGACTGGAGAGTCTGCCGATCTTTGGCTTTTCACCGCTTGGAATTCATGTGAGTGCAAGGCCGCGTGGAATCTGCCGGGCCTTTGATGCGATCTCGCTCTGGTCCTGTCATGAGTCCACCGCTGGTATATTCTGCGCAGCCCATGCCGCCGAAGCTTTCTGGATTCCCGCGGCCGCTGCGAGTCAACAGGCGATCATGTTTCGCTATTACGCGGATCTGCAAAATTTTTCTCTGTATGGAGAAGCGGATCTGGAGCAGATGATGGGCGCTTTTTGGAAGCGCTATGAAGCCTATGCAGCCGAGGATATGGGTGCGGCCCTGGAATACTTCGGATTTCAGGAGGCCAAGGATCTGCGCGCCTTGGGAGCTACAGAACTGCGCCGCAAATTTTTGCAGCTCTCCATGGTTCATCATCCCGATCGCGGGGGCGCCGAGGAAAACTTCGTCCGTCTCCAGCGGCACTATCAAAGACTGAAACTTTATCTTGAGGCGCTTTAACCGAGGTCCCTTAGCAACGCTGGCGTACCCGCAAAGCGCATACGAGCCTGGACCTCTTCAAAATTACTCGCAAGTCCCGTGACGACATCCGCAGGGGTAAAGGGATCCACGCCTTCGGGCAAAAAGGCATCCAGGGGCGCTTCGTCATGACGGGTGGCACTCGGACGGGATTTTTTCGGCGCCTTGGCGCTTTCCGCTGCGAGGCTTTCCTTGATAGCGCGTCGCACCAACTCATCCACCGAAATAAGATACTGCGCCGCCTGACGTTCAAGCTGCGCCAGGAGTGTGTCATCGAGCTGAACCGTCAATGTCGAGGGCTTGCGAGACACTCCGCGGTTAGGCATCTTTATAGACCTCCAGGATGGGCTGATTTAAAAGCCATAATAACACACTGAGGTTCCGAGGGCTATGGAAGATCTGTTTGAAGCGATACGCGAAAATGCCAGCAAGGACGCCTGGTCACGCGGCGTGGAACTTGCGCGACAGGACGCGGTAACGGGTGACCGTAGCACGGATGAAGAAATTATTTTGCGCGTGCTCGATCGCAAGACCGGAGTCAGCGCCGTCATCACTCTTCTTCCTGATGACCTGGATTGGAACCGCGACTGTGCCTGCAAGGTTGATCCCTGTCCGCATGTGGCCGCAGCGATCATCGCGCTCAAGAGAGCGCACGAGCAGGGTCAGGAGCTGCCCAAATCGAAAACAGCGGCCGGCACCATCGTGCATGCGCTGACGCGCGATCACGGGGCTCTGCATTTTGAGCGCGTGATCAATCTCGACGGTCAGCTGCAGCTGCTCACAACGCCTCTGACCAGCATTTCCACCGGTCGCGTGACCAGTGTTCCGGTCACGCCCACCAAGGTTGACCTTGCCGTGGAATCCGCTCTGCAAGGCGATCGCCGTGGCCGACTGCAGGCAGCGACCTTCGCGCGGATTCTGCCACTGCTGATCGAGGCGGAGGTCACGCTTGATGGTCAACCCTGTGCTGTGAAACGCGAGCCTCTGGGCCTTGTGATTGCCATTCGGGACGAGGGCATCGGCATTCATGTCCTGGGAAAAAGGGATGCGCGCATCATCGAAACCTTCAGCAACGGCGCGGTGCTGAGCGCCGAAGGCCTGCATCCCCAGGCTGAAATCCAGCTGGATCCGGAAGAGCGGCAGATGCTGGTCAATGGCTTTCATGTTCCCCTGCGTGATCTTGAAAAATTTTCGAGTGAAACGCTTCCCAAATGGGAACGGCGCTTTCGCATTGAAAATACCGCCAGCAATATGCCGAAGTTCGTCGATGCCGA from Oligoflexus sp. includes these protein-coding regions:
- a CDS encoding DUF5060 domain-containing protein, encoding AEPGLILDDFESGLPWEVKEWGDGGTLSADTQHVSHGKKSLRLQFEKAGGEPHPRGIVLRRSLLGKASDYQDFTFDIFVETTAPLRLHAGIDADRTYERTSIVLQPGWNRNIQLPLLDGSFTAWDSEQGHIPLKPDMAIGSLILSFHRELNEPGSIYLDHIRAQSRPELNFKKAKGHPPLQPILRFQKIIRPDGVAQVYRPWEWTVDMNAAVLDPYDPNELDLKATFTSPRGRTMEIPGFLYAGTVTGVEPVRDAVWKIRFTPTEPGEWSYRVSVKNRGQFVQSEIFSFRAETGRDDGFIRVDPKSPQYFSFDSGRFYYPIGQNVAWLPFQDYDRYFERMATHGENWARIWMTNWSFGIEWKPMGQFQGLGAYNLERAQKLDELLEKADTHDLYLQLVFDFHGAYSSKVNPEWSNNPYNVINGGFLASPDEFFTNPEAKVVYKKRLRYIIARWAASPRVMAWEFFNEVSFTDNFNERNVNAWHLEMASYVKQLDPYQHLTTTSYGGDAMGDVYQLPVIDFSQYHIYAQNVVKQLPRINTKLSQYKKPYFIGEFGSDAANGGDDQDKTGVFLHAGLWSQFMQPASGNAMPWWWDSHIEPNNLYYHFAGLARFAQGVDRRQHPFVPFAQKLRMTVGDQTYDFDLIGLQSPDLSMFWLCDSLGMNPKGRPEQLAYQDVKIALPDFKDQLYDLEFWDTYQGKVIDTAKLEPDGGRLAFELPRFSNDIAFKIRPRQTLARLIRSNKNQ
- a CDS encoding glycoside hydrolase family 125 protein codes for the protein MGQSFTSRRPPEAQRCFKSPAVEHLIREIKDFLGHGELAWLFENCFPNTLDTTVFFDAEGPDTFIITGDILAMWLRDSCAQIWPYLPLMKEDQGLDRLVQGTIRRQVHCIHIDPYANAFYQDARMSPWQSDRTDMKPGVHERKWELDSLASFLRLSYGYWHHTGSTAVFDAAWVKAVRLICTVAEEQMGADRGQYYRFQRVSDIATETLPLSGQGNPGRPCGLVASGFRPSDDACIFPYLIPSNAMMVVNLRHAAELLQILGVEDLAETCNRLATTLGAGIHEWAVADAGDGPVFFYEVDGYGSRVFMDDANIPSLLSLPYLGYVSRNDPTYLRTRQKLWSRANPYFFQSEREDRRPEHEGIGSPHTGTGAIWPLSLMMYALTSERDDEIKKALRILMSSHAGTGFMHESFACGQPGNFTRSWFGWANSLFGELIVTLYRTQPELLLSFKA
- a CDS encoding RNA-binding protein, which gives rise to MSKKLFIGGLNFRTSEDVLRSVFEAIGEVEDVKIVTDYETGRSKGFGFVTFVDAAHASEAITQYDGQEVDGRRVKVSEAIDNRKRGPRDARSESF
- a CDS encoding response regulator, giving the protein MIKGRVLLLDDDREILEICHEVLSAQGFEVSTFDDPMKALKALIEGHRTDVIITDFRMPGMNGLQFLEQLKLEGILTPTVMFTGVADKELAIKALNAGCHALIEKPVRNQELIHYAEQAIAYGRWENISGRLIQECRDLIRLLRSLSSVYETRFTQAENMVYQNKSTTSLKPVDIQGYLKNIAQGSSIEAEIENATELVEALTREHLELQARVRR
- a CDS encoding pitrilysin family protein is translated as MRPVTSYTLPNGLKVLLYPDVREPTLTVNVVYKTGAKHEGPREYGMAHLLEHMAFQNTQNFRDIPRELERRGARFNANTNADRTTYYETLPASPQNLDYALAMEADRMSLALLTESALQQELVAVKKEWENSGRSGFQPLLQEMMAIAYPHHPYGRDTFGLEAGLLQARLEDIQAFYQRRYHPGLAVLSIGGAFAIEDAQRLIEKYFAPLLNRTATLDERAFELKPQFSERMIVIPKPGGPSYVGLIYRAMPGADPSFVAAQALVHCLSSHRDSPLQKKLIQTGLAREAFGFVQQSVDEGFIVFMAKPGPGRDARDLLQRLARLVESSAGSCQDKDLRRFQAENTAAWADVNRNVRAFTMQLGEFEVLGDWRLIQKEPIRSQELRLELVKNVARWLTPHNRTAGVLDPKSSHSLAGRRDRP
- a CDS encoding J domain-containing protein — translated: MLTALLRWMDPDQLFAVLLDQKPEGPRSDLPLARPPAIPDQVLLKKLIPADLYRDAMQAGWMGMHALSFALRYRVTELQLLFHLNHADVDHGLRQELLDSWQHMQGLESLPIFGFSPLGIHVSARPRGICRAFDAISLWSCHESTAGIFCAAHAAEAFWIPAAAASQQAIMFRYYADLQNFSLYGEADLEQMMGAFWKRYEAYAAEDMGAALEYFGFQEAKDLRALGATELRRKFLQLSMVHHPDRGGAEENFVRLQRHYQRLKLYLEAL